The Gloeobacter violaceus PCC 7421 DNA window CAGCATGTCGACGCGGGCGATGGCCAGGGCCGTCACCCCGGCGTACTCAAAAAATGCTTTGACCAGGGCCGTGTCGGGCCGATCGCGATCGAGGATCTCGTGGAGCGGTCGGTCGATCTTGCGCACGATAGGCATCACCTCGTCGCGCTTGAGAAACGTGAGCGGCCCCACCTTCGGAAAAGCACCCGTGCGCACCAACTCCTCGGCAAGCCGCTGAGCGAGCGTATCGGTGACGGGCAGCGAGCCGACCCCGAGCAGGCCCACTCGGGTGGGTTCCTGCCTGGCGACCGAGCGGGGCAGCGCAAGGGAGAGGGTGGTCTTGAGACCCTCCACCAGCCAGATGCGCGTCTGTTTCTCGGTGTAGAGCGGGTGCTGAATCTTGACCTCCCAGCGGCCGGGGGTAAGTTTTTCGATGAGATAGCTGCCGCTGGCGTCGGTGCGGGCGGAGTGCTTACCGAGGCTCACCGTCGCCTCGGCGATTGGGTCACCCTGCTCGTTGCGGATTTGCCCGAGCAGCGTGGCCTGGGTGGGTACCGGGGCGGCAGCGCGGGGGGGGATCACGAATGTCGGGTTGGGCGCCCCCGGATCAGGTTTTGGTGCGCTCTGCACGGCCGGTTTGGCCGGGATCAAAGTTTTTGGCGCCGGGACAGCGACGGGTTTCGGTTCGGCTTTGAGCATTGCGGGGGAAGGCTTGGCAGCCGCTCCTGGCGCTATGCCGGCAGGTGACGATTGTGGGGTCGTAGCGGCGGGTTTAGCCGGAGCCAAAGC harbors:
- a CDS encoding carboxypeptidase-like regulatory domain-containing protein, coding for MRLLPQWLWLAMLTAALPAWGAPEDQSSAPFKPTTTPARPAPAGAIQLQPPFKPMQTPSVSPSKPAATPSPPVPTAAKSGTRQTQPLPGPAKPGPIQDQPLAAPALALPQPGKSPTIPTFSRPASTAKPALAPAKPAATTPQSSPAGIAPGAAAKPSPAMLKAEPKPVAVPAPKTLIPAKPAVQSAPKPDPGAPNPTFVIPPRAAAPVPTQATLLGQIRNEQGDPIAEATVSLGKHSARTDASGSYLIEKLTPGRWEVKIQHPLYTEKQTRIWLVEGLKTTLSLALPRSVARQEPTRVGLLGVGSLPVTDTLAQRLAEELVRTGAFPKVGPLTFLKRDEVMPIVRKIDRPLHEILDRDRPDTALVKAFFEYAGVTALAIARVDMLTRNEGNASQLNSRSQIELWQLKDNRVEIRTLAEAGRSERQDSALSKAEADQLYAVQITQQADEVKNRWERDNPLAAFTADIQAPSAGQKIDTKVEILPKNQSAPPSQPPPPAQEKPKN